CGACGAGGTCAACCTGCTGCACGACCACCTGGTCGACCTGCTGCTGGACGCCGCCGCGCTGGGCCGGGCCTACGTCGAGCGCGAGGGCGTCTCGGTGCGGCACGCGGCCCGGTTCCTGCTGGTCGGCACCATGAACCCGGAGGAGGGCGAGCTCCGCCCCCAGTTGCTGGACCGGTTCGGCCTCACCGTCGAGGTGGCCGCCCCCCGGGACGCCGACCTGCGCGCCGAGGTGGTCCGCCGCCGGTTCGGCTACGACGCCGACCCGGCCGGCTTCGCCGCCGCCTGGGCCACCTCCGAGCGGGAGCTGGCCGACCAGATCGCCGCGGCCCGCGCGCTGCTGCCGCAGGTGGTGCTCAGCGACGCCGCGCTCCGCCAGGTCACCAGCGTCTGCGCCGCCTTCGACGTCGACGGCCTGCGCGCCGACCTGGTCACCGCCCGCGCCGCCATCGCGCACGCTGCCTGGTCCAGGCGCACCGAGGTCACCGAGGACGACGTCCGGGTCGCCGCCCGCCTGGCCCTCCCCCACCGCCGCCGGCGCAACCCCTTCGACGCCCCCGGCCTGGACGAGGAGACCCTCGACCGGGCGCTGGAGGACTCCCGCCCCGACTCCCCACCCGACGACGACCCGACCCCACCCGAGGGCACTGACCCCACCGACGGCGACCCCACCGACGACGGGGGCGGCCCCAACGGGGGCGGGACCCCGCCCTCCGGCGGGCCCACCGACCACCAAGATGGCCATTTTGGTGGCGCTGAGGACGAGCCGGTCGACGCCGCAGGTGCCGGCGGTGCAGGTCAGGACGGGCAGGAGCCGACGACGGCGCCGCGCGGTGAGGGCGGCGGGCACACCGACGCCGCGCCCGCCCCGGAGCAGGCGGCCGTGACCCCCGACGCCCCGTTCCGGGTGCAGCGGCTGGAGGTCGGCGGCATCGGCGCCGGTGCGGCCGGCCGGCGGTCCCGGGCCCGCAGCGAGCGCGGCCGGGTGGTCGGCTCGACCCGCCCCGCGGGCAGCGTCACCAGGCTGCACCTGGTCGACACCGTGCTCGCCGCCGCACCCCACCAGCGAGCCCGCGGGCGCAGCGGCACCGGCCTGCGGGTCGAGCGCGCCGACCTGCGCCAGGCCACGCTGGAGGGCCGGGAGGGCAACCTCGTCCTCTTCGTCGTCGACGCCAGCGGCTCGATGGGCGCCCGCTCCCGGATGGCCGCGGTGAAGGGCGCCGTCCTCTCGCTGCTGATGGACGCCTACCAGCGCCGGGACAAGGTCGGGCTGATCACCTTCCGCGGCGGGGACGCCGAGCTGGCCCTGCCGCCCACCTGGTCGGTGGAGGCGGCGGCCGCCCGGCTGACCAGCCTGCCCACCGGCGGCCGCACCCCGCTGGCCGCCGGGCTGCTGCGGGCGCACGAGACGCTGCGGCTGGAGCGGGTGCGCGACCCGCAACGGCGTCCGCTGCTCGTCGTCGTCACCGACGGCCGGGCGACCGGCCCGCGGGGCGGCGACCACCTCGCCGACGCCCGCCGGGCCGCCGGGCTGCTGGCCACGGCCGGGACGGCGAGCGTCGTCGTCGACTGCGAGTCCGGGCCGGTGCGGCTGGGCCTGGCCGCGGCGCTCGGTCAGCAGCTGGGCGCGCAGACGCTGCGGCTCGAGGAGTTGGGCGCCGAGGCGCTGTCCGGCGTCGTCCGCTCGGTGCGAGAGGCGGCCTGACATGCCCCAGGGACAGGTGACCGCGGTCCCGGTCGACGGGCTGACCACCCGCCAGCGCCGCAACCGGCCGCTGCTCGCGGTGCACACCGGGGAGATGAAGGGCAAGTCCACCGCCGCCTTCGGGATGGCGATGCGGGCGTGGAACCAGGGCTGGTCGATCGCGGTCTACCAGTTCGTCAAGAGCGCCAAGTGGAAGGTCGGCGAGGAGAACGCGCTGACCGCGCTGGGCCGGGTGCACGAGACCACCGGCGAGGGCGGCCCGGTCGTCTGGCACAAGATGGGCTCGGGCTGGTCGTGGTCCCGACGGGCCGGCACCGAGACCGACCACGCCGCCGACGCGGCCGAGGGCTGGGCGCAGATCAAGCGCGACCTGGCCGCCGAGGCGCACCGCTTCTACGTGCTCGACGAGTTCACCTACCCGCTGAAGTGGGGCTGGGTGGACGTCGACGACGTCGTGGCGACCCTGACGGACCGGCCGGGCAACCAGCACGTCGTCATCACCGGGCGCGACGCCCCACCGGCGCTGATCGAGGCCGCCGACCTGGTCGTGGAGATGACCAAGGTCAAGCACCCGATGGACGCCGGCCAGAAGGGCCAGCGGGGGATCGAGTGGTGACCCCCTCCCGGGCAGAAATGGCCATTTCTGCCTCTCGTCGCGGACCGTCACGTCCCTGCGCCCGGGCAGAAATGGCCATTTCTGCCCTCCCGGGGGCCGGGCGATGAGCGTCCGGATGCCGCGGATCGTGGTCGCGGCGCCGTCCTCCAACGCGGGGAAGACGTCGATCACGACCGGGCTGATCGCGGCGCTGACCGCACGCGGGCTGACCGTGAGCCCGCACAAGGTCGGGCCGGACTACATCGACCCGGGTTACCACGGGCTCGCCGCCGGCCGGCCCGGGCGCAACCTGGACATGTGGCTGGTCGGCGACGACCGGATCACCCCGCTGTTCCTGCACGGCTCGCGGGGCGCCGACGTCGCGGTGGTCGAGGGCGTGATGGGGCTGTTCGACGGCGCCGCGCACGCCAGCGTCGAGCCCGGTTACGGCTCCACCGCCCAGGTCGCCGCGCACCTGCAGGCCCCGGTCGTTCTCGTGGTCGACGCCGCCTCGCAGGCCCGCAGCGTGGCCGCGCTGGTGCACGGGTTCGCCACCTTCGACCCGACGGTGCGGATCGGCGGCGTCGTCCTCAACCGGGTCGGCAGCGACCGGCACGAGGCGATCCTGCGCGAGGCGCTGGGCGCGGCCGGGGTACCGGTGCTGGGTGCGGTCCGCCGGATCGCGGAGCTGCAGACGCCGTCCCGCCACCTGGGGCTGGTGCCGGCCGCCGAGCGGTCGGCGGAGGCGGTGCGGACGGTGCGCGCGCTGGGCGCGGTGGTCGAGTCCAGCATCGACCTGGACGCCGTCCTGCGCCTGGCCCGCACCGCGCCGGACCTCGCCGGGGAGCCCTGGGACCCGGCCGCCGAGGTCACCCGGGTCGAGGGCCGGCCGGTCGTAGCCGTGGCCGGCGGCCCCGCGTTCACCTTCGGCTACGCCGAGACCACCGAGCTGCTCACCGCCGCCGGCGCTCAGGTGGTGACCGTCGACCCGCTGCGGGACGACGCGCTGCCCGAGGGCACCCGGGCGCTGGTCGTCGGCGGCGGCTTCCCGGAGGTGCACGCCAGCGCGCTGAGCGCGAACGTCGGCCTGCGGACGGCGATCGCCGACCTGGCCGCCCGCGGGGGCCCGATCGCCGCGGAGTGCGCCGGGCTGCTGTACCTCTCCCGGGAGCTGGACGGCGAGCCGATGTGCGGGGTGCTGCCCACGACGACCGCGATGCACCCCCGGCTCACGCTGGGCTACCGGGCCGCGGTGGCGCTCACCGACAGCGTGCTCGCCCCGGCCGGCACCCGGGTGCGCGGGCACGAGTTCCACCGCACCACCGCCGGCCCCGCCGCCGGGGCGACCCCCGCCTGGCAGTGGAACGCCGACGGGCCGGAGGGCTTCGTGACCGGGAACGTGCACGCCTCCTACCTGCACCTGAACTGGGCCGGGTCCCCCGGGATGGCCACCCGCTTCGTCGCCGCCGCCGCGCGGGTCCCCCAGGAGGTCGGACATGCACATCGCTGAGGGGTTCCTGCCGCCCGCGCACGCCATCGGCTGGACCATCGCCGCCGCCCCGTTCGTCGTCCACGGCGCCCGGGCGGTGGTCAAGGAGGTACGGGAGAACCCGGAGTCGACCCTGCTGCTCGGCGCCGCCGGGGCGTTCACCTTCGTGCTGAGCGCGATCAAGCTGCCCTCGATCACCGGCAGCTCCAGCCACCCGACCGGCACCGGGCTCGGCGCCGTGCTCTTCCGGCCGCCGGTGATGGCCTTGCTGGGCACCGTCGTGCTGCTGTTCCAGGCGCTGCTGCTGGCCCACGGCGGGCTGACCACCCTGGGCGCCAACGCCTTCTCCATGGCGGTCGTCGGTCCGTGGGCCGGCTACGCCGCCTACCGGCTGGTCCGGCGCAGCGGCGGCGGGCTGCTCCCCGGGGTCTTCGCCGCGATGGCGATCGCCGACCTGGCCACCTACGTCACGACGGCGCTGCAGCTGGCCTGGGCACACCCCGACGCGGCCAGCGGCTTCGCCGGCGCGGCGGCGAAGTTCCTGTCCGTCTTCGCGTTCACCCAGGTGCCGCTGGCGATCGGCGAGGGCCTGCTCGGCGTCCTGCTGTTCCGGGTGCTGACGGTCAACGCCCGCCCGGAGCTGGAGCGCCTCGGCGTCCTCCGGCCGGATCCGGGGCCGGTGGACACCGAGGCCCCGGTGCGCGCGCCCGCCCCGGGCGGCGAGCGATGAGGCGGCACCTGGTCACCGCCCTGCTGGTGCTGGCCGTGATCGCGCTGTTCGCCACCCCGCTGCTGCTCGACGGGGGCAGCGAGTACGCCGGCACGGACAGCCAGGCCACCGAGCTGATCGAGGAGTCCGACGCCGGCTACGAGCCGTGGTTCGAGTCGGTCTTCTCCCCCGGCTCGTCGGAGATCGAGTCCGGCCTGTTCGCGCTGCAGGCGGCGCTCGGCGGCGGGGTGCTGGGCTACGTGCTCGGCCGCCTGAAGGGCCGACGGACGGCGGAGCAGACCAGCCGGCGGACGGCGGAGCAGACCAGCCGGCGGACGGCGGAGCAGACCGGCCGGCGGACGGCGGAGCAGACCCGCCGGGAGACGGGCGAGCAGCCGGCCCGGCGGACCGTGGAGCCGGCACGCACGGAGCCCACGACGCCGTGACCGGGCTGGCGATCGACGACGCCGCCTGGGCCAGCGCCTGGCGGCTGCGCTCCCCCGCCGACAAGTTGCTGCTCAGCGGCGGGCTGGTGCTCGCCGCGCTGGTCCTCCCCGCCTGGCCCGGCAGCGTGCTGGTCGGGCTGGCCGCCGTCGTCCTGGCGCTGGGCCCGGCCCGGGTGCCGGCGCGCACCTTCGGCCGCGCGGTGCGGCTGCCGCTGGCGTTCATCCTCATCGGGGCGCTGACCGCCGTCGTCCAGGTCGGGGACGGCGGCCTCGGCTGGGCACCGGACGCGGCCGCGCAGGCGGGCGGGCTGGTCGCCCACGCGGTCGCCGGCAGCGCCGCGGTGCTGCTGCTGGCCACGACGACGCCGATGTCGGACCTGCTGCCGGCGCTGCACCGGCTGCGGGTGCCCGACGCCGTGGTGGAAGTGGCCTCGGTGACCTACCGGATGCTGTTCGTGCTGCTCACCAGCCTGTCGACCATCCGCGAGGCGCAGGCCGCCCGGATGGGGCACGCGGGCCTGCGCAACACCTACCGCTCCTCGGGGATGCTGGCCGCCGCCGTGCTGACCCGCTCCTGGGACCGGGCCCGCCGGCTGTCCGACGGGCTGGCCGGGCGGGGCATGGAGACCGGGCTGCGGGTGCTGCCGGAGGTGCTGCCCTCCTCGGCGCGGTTCGTGGCGACGACCGTCGTCGGCCTGGCCGCCCTGGTCACCGTGAGCCTGGTGGCGGCATGAGCCACCTGACGCTGGCCGCCGAGGGCCTGGACGCGGGGTACGAGCGGGGTGCGCGGGTGCTGGACGGCGCCTCGCTGACCGTGCCGCCCGGCCGCCGGCTCGCACTGCTGGGCGCGAACGGGTCGGGCAAGACGACGCTGCTGCGCTGCCTGTCCGGGGCCCTGGCGCCCGCCCGCGGCCGGGTCACCCTGGACGGCGCCGAGCTGCGCCCCACCCGGTCGGGCCTGCGCGCCCACCGCCAGGCGGTGCAGCTGGTGCTGCAGGACCCCGACGACCAGCTGTTCAGCGCCTCCGTCGCCCAGGACGTCTCCTTCGGTCCGGTGAACCTGGGGCTGCCCGAGGCCGAGGTCCGTGCCCGGGTCGCCGAGGCGCTGGAGCTGCTCGCCGTGGCGCACCTCGCCGGCCGCCCGACCCACCAGCTCTCCTACGGCGAGCGGAAGCGGGTCGCCATCGCCGGCGCGGTCGCCATGCGGCCCTGCGTGCTGATGCTCGACGAGCCCACCGCCGGGCTCGACCCCACCGCGGTCGGCGAGGCGCTGGCCGCGCTCGCCCGGTTGCAGGAGGCCGACTCGACAGTCGTGATGAGCACCCACGACGTCGACCTGGCGCTGCGCTGGGCCGACGAGGTCGCCGTCGTGGTGGACGGCGGGGTGGTGCAGGGCGCACCGGACGTCGTCCTCGGCGACGACGTGCTGCTGGCCCGGGCCCGGCTGGACCGGCCGTGGGCGCTCAGCGTCGGCGCCCGGCTGCAGGCGCTCGGGCTGCTGCCCGACGGCGCACTCCCCCGCGACGCCGACGCGCTGCTGGCCGCGCTCCCCGACCGCCCCGGGGTCACGGCGTGATCGTCGTGGGCATCGGGGCACGCGCCGGGGTGACCGCCGACGAGGTGCTGGCCGCCGTGGACGCGGTGCTGCCGGCGCCGGAGGGCCCCGTCCGGCTGGCCTCGCTGGACAGCCGGGCCGCCGAACCGGGGCTGCGCCAGGCCGCCGCGCGCCGCGGCTGGCCGCTGACCGGGCACCCGGCGGCCACCCTGGCCGGCGTCCCGGTGCCCACCCCGTCGGCGCGGGTCGCCGCCGCTGTCGGCACGGCGTCGGTCGCCGAGGCGGCGGCGCTGCTGGCGGGTGGGCGGCTCGTCGTGGCAAAGACGGTGCACGGCCGGGTGACCGTGGCGGTGGCCCTCGACCCCGCCCCGCGGCCCCACGACGCCGACATCTCTCAGCACGACGTGGACCTCCGCCACCACGACATCGACCTCCGGCACCACGACACCGACCTCCGGCACCACGACACCGACCTCCGGCACCACGACACCGACCTCCGGCACCACGACACCGACCTCCGGCACCACGACACCGACCTCTGGCACCACGACACCGACCTCCGGCACCACGACACCGACCTCCGGCACCACGACATTGACCTCCGGCACCACGACATCGACCTCCGGCACCATGGCGACGCCGAGGTCGGACCCGGCCTGGTGGACCTGGTGGTGAACGTCCGTGCCGACGCGCCCCCGGCCTGGCTGCGCACCGTGCTGCACGAGGCGGTCGAGGCCAGCGCCGCCTACCCCGACCCGCGCCCGGCCCGGGCAGCGGTCGCCGCCGCGCACCGCCGCGACCCGGCCGAGGTGCTGCTCACCGCGGGGGCCGCCGAGACGTTCACGCTGGTCGCGCGGGCGCTGCGTCCGCGCCGCGCGGTCGTCGTCCACCCCTCCTTCACCGAGCCCGAGGCCGCACTGCGCGCTGCCGGCCACCCGGTGGAGCGGCTGCTGCTGCCCGGTCCGGGGTACCGGCTGGACCCGGCGGCGGTGCCGGCCGACGCCGACCTCGTCGTCGTCGGCAACCCGACGAACCCGACGTCGGTGCTGCACCCCGCCGCCGACCTCGCAGCCCTGGCCCGCCCCGGGCGGGTGCTGCTGGTCGACGAGGCGTTCGCCGACACGGTGCCCGGTGAGCCGGAGTCGCTGGCCGGCCGCAGCGACCTGCCCGGGCTGCTCGTGGTGCGCAGCCTGACCAAGACCTGGGGGCTGGCCGGGCTGCGCGTCGGCTACGCGCTCGGCCCCGCCGACCTGGTCGCCGCACTGGCCGCGCAGCAACCGCACTGGCCGGTCTCCACTCCCGCGCTGGCCGCGCTGTCCGCCTGCACCGGTCCGGCCGCCCGGGCCGAGGCCGAGGAGGTGGCGCACCAGCTCACCGAGCACCGGGCCGCGCTGCTCGCCGCGCTCCCACGCACCGTCGAGGTGCTGGCCGAGCCGCGGTCGTCGTTCGTGCTGCTGCGCGTGCCGGGCGGTGCCCGGGTGCGCGAGCGGCTGCGGGAGCGGGGCTGGGCGGTGCGCCGGGGCGACACGTTCCCCGGCCTGACCGGCGACCACCTGCGGGTGGCCGTACGCGACCCGGGGACCTCCCGTGCGTTCGCTGCGGCGCTGGCTGAGACCCTTGACCCGATCGACACGACCGAGGAGGTCCGCTGAGCACCGACCCGACCCCCTTCGCCGGAACGCTGCTGGGCGCGACCATCGCCGCCATCGCCCCGCGGGACACCGCCGCCGAGCGGGCCGCCCGGGAGCGGCTGGACCGGATGACCAAGCCCCCCGGCTCCCTCGGGGTGCTCGAGGACGTCGCCGCGCAGCTGGCCGGCACCGCCGGGGCGTGCCCGCCTCCGCTGCCCGAGCCGGCCGTGGTCGCGGTCTTCGCCGGCGACCACGGGGTGCACGCCCAGGGGGTCACCCCCTGGCCGCAGGAGGTCACCGCCCAGATGGTCGCGAACCTCGCCGGCGGCGGCGCCGTGGTCAACGCCTTCGCCGCCCAGCTGGGCGCCGAGGTGGTCGTGGTCGACGTCGGGGTGGCCACCCCGGTGGGTCCCGCCGCGGGCCTGCTGGAACGCACCGTCCGCCGCGGCACCGCCGACCTCTCGGTCGGTCCGGCGATGACCCTCGCCGAGGCCCGGCAGGCGGTGGAGGTCGGCATCGAGGTGGCGACGACGCTCGCCGCCGGGCACGGCTGCCTGGTCACCGGCGACATGGGGATCGGCAACACCACCGCGTCGGCGGCCCTGGTCTGCGCGTTCACCGGCGCGGCCCCGGCCGCGGCGACCGGCCGCGGCACCGGCATCGACGACCCCACGCTGGCCCGCAAGGTCGAGGTGGTCACCCGCGCGGTGGCGCGGGTGCCGGGTCGCCCGGCCACGCCCGAGGCGGCGCTCGCCGCACTGGCCGAGCTCGGCGGGCTGGAGCACGCCGCGCTGGCCGGCTTCGTGCTCGGCGCCGCGGCCGCCCGGGTGCCGGTGCTGCTGGACGGGGTGATCGCCGGCGCGGCCGCGCTCGTCGCCGCCGCGCTGTGCCCCGCCGCCCTGGAGCACGCCCTCGCCGGTCACACGTCGGCCGAGCCGGGACACGGCCTGGCCCTGCACGCCCTGGGCCTGCGCCCGCTGCTCGGGCTGGACCTGCGCCTCGGCGAGGGCACCGGTGCCCTGCTCAGCCTGCCCCTGGTGGCCAGCGCGGCCCGGGCGCTGCGCGACGTCGCCACCTTCGACTCCGCGGGTGTGACCGAGAAGTGACCGCCTCTCCGAGCCCGGGCACCGTCTACCCGGTGGGGCTGCGCCTGGCCGGGCGCCGCGTCGTCGTCGTCGGCGGGGGCCAGGTCGCGCACCGCCGGGTCGCCGGCCTGCTGGAGGCCGGCGCTGAGGTCACCGTGGTCAGCCCCGAGGTCACCCCGGCCCTGGAGGCGCTGGTCGCGCCCGGTTCGGTCACCTGGCACCCGCGGCGCTGGGTCGACGGCGACCTGGCCGGCGCCTGGTACGCCGTGGCCGCCACCGACGACCCGGACGTGAACGCGGCCGTCGCCGCCGAGGCCGAGCGCGACCGGGTCTTCTGCGCCCGCGCCGACGACCGCGGCGCCTCCAGCGTCTGGACCCCGGCGGTCGGCCGGCAGGGCGACCTGGTCATCGGCGTGCACGGCGGCGGCGACCCGCAGCGGGCCGTCGGCGTGCGGGACGCGGTGCTGACCGGGCTGACCGACGGCTCCATCGCCGACCGCGCCTCCCGCACCCCCTCGGTGGCCGCCGGCAGCGTCGTCCTGGTCGGTGGCGGGCCGGGCGACCCCGGCCTGGTGACGGTCCGCGGCCGGCAGGCGGTCGCCACGGCCGACGTCGTCGTCGCCGACCACCTCGCCCCGCAGGGGCTGCTGGCCTCGCTGCCCGCCGACGTGCTGGTCATCGACGCCTCGAAGCTGCCGCGCGGGCGCTCGATGGCGCAGGAGCAGATCAACGAGCTGCTGGTGTCGCACGCGCTGGCCGGTCGCCGGGTGGTGCGGCTCAAGGGCGGCGACCCGTTCGTCTTCGGCCGTGGCTTCGAGGAGCTCGAGGCGTGCGCCGCGGCGGGCGTCCCGGTCGAGGTCGTGCCCGGGGTGACCAGTGCGATCGCCGTGCCCGGCCTGGCCGGGGTCCCGGTCACCCACCGCGGGATGACCCACGAGTTCGTCGTCGTCTCCGGGCACGTGCCGCCGGGGCACCCGGCGTCGCTGGTCGACTGGGCGGCGCTCGGGCGCCTGCGCGGCACGGTCGTGGTGCTGATGGGGGTCGACACCGCCCCGGCGATCTCCGCCGCCCTGGTCGAGCACGGCCGGTCGCCGGAGACGCCGGTCGCCGTGGTCAGCGACGGCGCCACCCCGGCCCAGCGCACGCTGCGCACCACCCTCGCCGGGCTGGCCCGGACCATCGCCGACGAGGGCGTCCGACCGCCCGCCGTCTGGGTGGTCGGGGACGTCGTCGGGCTGTCGGCCCCGGCGGTGCCCGCCCAGGAGGTCCCGGGGGTCCCCGCTCAGAACGCATCGGGGGTGCCCGCTCAGGAGGTCCCGGGGGCGCCCGCTCAGGAGGCCACGGCGCCTCCCGCTTAGACGCCGCCGGCCCCGGATACCCCGGTGCCCATGAGCTCCCCGCGCACCGTCGCCCGCTGGGTGTTCGACGTCGCCGTCGTCGTCGCCCTGGTCAGCGCCGTCGTCATGGCCGTCTCCGGCAACTGGGACGCCACCATCCGGTTCGGCCTCATCGCCGCGGTCATGGTCGCGGTGCGCACCAGCGACGTCCCGCTGCCCTTCGCCGGGGCGTTCGCCGTCCTGCTGCTGCTGTCGACGTGGGCAGCCGTCCGGCACTGGTACCGCCAGATCGACCAGTTCGACCTCCTGGTCCACTTCCTGACCCCCGGGAGCCTGGCCGCGGTCGTCTACTTCGCCCTCGTCCACCAGCGGCTGCTCCCCGACGTCCGCCGGCAGACCCCGCGCCTGCGCTCCGCGGCACCGGTGCTGTGGGTGGTGCTCGTCGGCACCACCGCGGCCGTGGTCTGGGAGTTCTACGAGCTGGTGATGGAGCGGCTGTCCCCCTCCTCGATGAACGTCGGCTACACCGACACGGTGCTCGACCTGCTCGCCGGGATGCTCGGCTCGGCCGTCGCGGGCGGGCTGGTGCTGGCCTGGGGCCGGCGCGCCGACACGCACCCGCAGCACGACGGCAGGTGAGCCTCGGGCCGCCCGGCGTCACCGGGCCACCGGCCCGCTGCGCGGTTACGTTGGTCCGATGCCGTACGTCGTCTCCTCGGATGCCACCGTCCTCACCCTGCGCACCCAGGGCCCGGCCGACGGGCCGGTCGTCGTCCTCGTCAACGGCCTGGGCATGACGACCGACTCCTGGGGCCGGGTCCCCGAGCTGCTCGCCGACCGCCACCGGGTGGTCCGGTACGACCTCCGGGGCCACGGGCGCAGCGGCAACGCCCCCGCCGACGACTACAGCCTCGAGGCGCACGCCCAGGACCTGGCGGCCGTGCTCGCTGAGGTCGTGCCCGACGGGCAGCAGGCGGTCGTGGTCGGCAACAGCCTCGGCGGCGGCATCATCGTCGTGCACGCCCGCGACCTCGGGCTGGACCGGATCAGCGGGGTGGTGTTCGCCGGCTCCGGTGGCTCGGGCGTCACCGCCCCCGGGCTCGCCCGCGACCTGCCGCCGGTGGCTCGCCGACTGGTCCGCCGGGTCTGGCTGTACACGCTGCGCCTGGTGGCCGTGGTCGCCAACCGGGTGCGGCCGATCGAGCCGCTGGCCGACTGGCTGGTGCGGCAGTTCGCCTTCGAGCCGGGCGCGCCGGCGGACGCGGTCGCCCAGGTGCGGGAGGACTTCATGGGCAGCCGTCGGGTGCCGCTGGCCCGCACGACGCTGGCCAGCGTGAGCACCAACGGCGTCCGGTACGCCTCGGCGCTGACCGTGCCCACCCTGGTCGTGCACGGCGACCACGACCCGGAGGTGCCGCAGGAGGAGATCGACGAGCTCATGCCGGAGCTGGCCGACGGTGAGCTCGTCCAGCTGCCCGGCGCCGGGCACATGGTGGCCCTGACCCGCACCGAGGAGACCGCCGAGCAGATCGCCCGCTGGGTCCGCCGGGTCGGGGCCGGCTGACGGGACGACCGGCGCGCAGAGCACTGGTGCTCTCGATGTAGCAGCCCTACTATCACCGC
The Modestobacter marinus DNA segment above includes these coding regions:
- the cobT gene encoding nicotinate-nucleotide--dimethylbenzimidazole phosphoribosyltransferase → MAAIAPRDTAAERAARERLDRMTKPPGSLGVLEDVAAQLAGTAGACPPPLPEPAVVAVFAGDHGVHAQGVTPWPQEVTAQMVANLAGGGAVVNAFAAQLGAEVVVVDVGVATPVGPAAGLLERTVRRGTADLSVGPAMTLAEARQAVEVGIEVATTLAAGHGCLVTGDMGIGNTTASAALVCAFTGAAPAAATGRGTGIDDPTLARKVEVVTRAVARVPGRPATPEAALAALAELGGLEHAALAGFVLGAAAARVPVLLDGVIAGAAALVAAALCPAALEHALAGHTSAEPGHGLALHALGLRPLLGLDLRLGEGTGALLSLPLVASAARALRDVATFDSAGVTEK
- a CDS encoding alpha/beta fold hydrolase — protein: MPYVVSSDATVLTLRTQGPADGPVVVLVNGLGMTTDSWGRVPELLADRHRVVRYDLRGHGRSGNAPADDYSLEAHAQDLAAVLAEVVPDGQQAVVVGNSLGGGIIVVHARDLGLDRISGVVFAGSGGSGVTAPGLARDLPPVARRLVRRVWLYTLRLVAVVANRVRPIEPLADWLVRQFAFEPGAPADAVAQVREDFMGSRRVPLARTTLASVSTNGVRYASALTVPTLVVHGDHDPEVPQEEIDELMPELADGELVQLPGAGHMVALTRTEETAEQIARWVRRVGAG
- the cobA gene encoding uroporphyrinogen-III C-methyltransferase → MTASPSPGTVYPVGLRLAGRRVVVVGGGQVAHRRVAGLLEAGAEVTVVSPEVTPALEALVAPGSVTWHPRRWVDGDLAGAWYAVAATDDPDVNAAVAAEAERDRVFCARADDRGASSVWTPAVGRQGDLVIGVHGGGDPQRAVGVRDAVLTGLTDGSIADRASRTPSVAAGSVVLVGGGPGDPGLVTVRGRQAVATADVVVADHLAPQGLLASLPADVLVIDASKLPRGRSMAQEQINELLVSHALAGRRVVRLKGGDPFVFGRGFEELEACAAAGVPVEVVPGVTSAIAVPGLAGVPVTHRGMTHEFVVVSGHVPPGHPASLVDWAALGRLRGTVVVLMGVDTAPAISAALVEHGRSPETPVAVVSDGATPAQRTLRTTLAGLARTIADEGVRPPAVWVVGDVVGLSAPAVPAQEVPGVPAQNASGVPAQEVPGAPAQEATAPPA